The Pollutimonas sp. M17 sequence TGTTTGCCCTGGCGGGCGTCCTGCCCGCCGCCGCGCAGGTCAAAATAGGCGTGGTCACCTCGGCCACCGGGCCCACGGCCATGGTGGGCATACCTCAGAAAAACACAGTGCCGCTGCTGCCGACCAAAATCGGCGACCTAACGGTGGAATACATATCGCTGGACGATGCCAGCGATCCGACCCAGACGGTCACCGCCTTCAAGAAGCTGATCAGCGAGGAAAAAGTCGACGCCTTCATCGGCCCGACCGGCTCGCCCAATGCCATGGGCATCCTCCAGTTCGTGGCTGAATCGGGCACGCCCATGCTGGCGCCGGTGGGGACGGCGGCCGTCGTCCTGCCCATGACGCCGCAAAAGAAGTGGGTGTTCAAGACCACCCAGAACGACGACATCATCGCCAAGGCCCTGGTCGGCCACATGGCGAAGGCGGGCGTCAAGACGGCGGGCTTCATCGGCTTCAATGATGCCTACGGCGAGAACTGGCTGAAAGTATTCACCGGCCTGGCCCAGGACAACGGCATCAAGATCGTCGCGACCGAGCGCTATCAGCGCTCGGACAGCTCCGTCACGGGCCAGGCGCTGAAGGTTTTGTCAGCCAAGCCCGATGCCGTCCTGATTGCCGGCACCGGCACGGCGGCAGTCCTGCCGCAGGCGACGCTGGCCAAGCAGGGCTATAAAGGCCAGATCTACCAGACTCATGGCGCCGCGCTGCCCGCATTCCTGAAGCTGGGGGGCAAAGACGTCGAAGGCACCATACTGGCCGCCGGCCTGATGCTGGTGCTGCCGGAAATCGCCGACAGCAATCCATCGAAGAAAATCGCCGAAGACTACGTCGCACGCTACACCAAAATGTACGGCGAACGGCCGGCCACATTCGGCGCCAATGTGTTCGACGCCGGCCTGCTGCTGGAAAAAGCCATCCCGCAGGCAGCCAAATCGGCCAAGCCGGGCACCCGGGAATTCCGCAGCGCACTGCGCGATGCCCTGGAGAACACCCGAGAACTGGTCGCCACGCAGGGCGTCTACAACATGAGCCCCGAAGACCACAGCGGCTTCGATGAGCGCGGTCGGGAACTGCTGGTCGTGAAAAATGGAGAATGGCGCCTGCTCAAGTAGGCCTTGAACAGGCGCGCCTCCTGGAGCCTGTCATCGCCAGAAGGGAAGCCGCCCGGGCTTTAATCGGCGCCCAGGCGTTCCGCATGGAACGCCACATGGTCCTCGATGAACGTGGAAATGAAGTAGTAGCCATGGTCGTAGCCCGCATGGCGGCGCAGGACAAGGGGTTGCTGCGCCAGGGCGCAGGCTGCTTCAAAAGCCTCGGGGTGAAGTTGCTCTTCCAGGAAGTTGTCGGCCAGGCCCTGATCGATCAGTATGCCCTTGGGAAACGGGCTTTGCGACTGCTCCATCAACAAAGAGGCGTCGTAGCCCGCCCATGCCTGCCGGTCATCGCCCAGATAGGATGAAAACGCCTTTTCCCCCCAGGGGCAGCGCGAGGGCGCCGAAATGGGAGCAAAGGCCGATACCGACCGGAACTTGTCGCGGTGGCGCTGGGCCAGCACCAGGGCGCCATGGCCGCCCATGGAATGGCCGAACAGGCCCACGCATGCGGCGTCGCCCGGCAACTGGCTGGTGACGATGCCGAAAAGCTCGTCCGCCACATAGCTTTCCATGCGGTAGTGCGAACTCCATGGCGCCTGCGTGGCATCCAGGTAGAAGCCCGCGCCCGTGCCGAAGTCCCAATCGTCGTCCTCGCCGGCGATGCCGGCCCCGCGCGGGCTGGTATCCGGCGCAACCAGCATCAAGCCGTGCTGCGCGGCATAGCGCTGCGCACCCGCCTTGATCATGAAGGTTTCCTCGGTGCAGGTCAGGCCGGCCAGAAAGAACAGCACCGGCACACGGCCCTGCTCCGCCTGCGGCGGCAGGAAGACGGAGAAGCGCATGGGCAGGCCGATGGCCCTGGAGGCATGGCGATAGTAGCGCTGGACGCCATCGAAGCAGCGATGCTCGCTGAGCAGTTCAAGATCATCCTGTGGCATCACGGGGTCTCCTTGTGGCGGCCCGGGCCGCGATGGCCGGGCATCAGTACACCACTACCGAACGGATGGACTCGCCGCGCTTCATCAGCTCAAAGCCTTCGTTGATCTGGTCCAGACGCAGGGTGTGGGTGATGAGATCGTCGATATTGATCTTGCCGTCCATATACCAGTCGACGATCTTGGGCACGTCCGTTCGGCCGCGCGCGCCGCCGAATGCCGAGCCCTTCCATTCGCGTCCGGTCACCAACTGGAAGGGGCGCGTGGAGATCTCGGCACCGGCCTCGGCCACGCCGATGATGATGGACTGGCCCCAGCCGCGATGGCAGCATTCCAGCGCCTGGCGCATGACTTTGGTATTGCCTATGCACTCGAAGGAGTAATCGGCGCCGCCGTCGGTCAGCTGGATGATGTGATCGACCACGTTCTCGACCTCGTTCGGGTTGATGAAGTGGGTCATGCCGAACTTGCGCGCCATGGCTTCGCGCTCCGGGTTCAGGTCCACGCCGATGATCTTGTCGGCGCCCACCATTTTTGCGCCCTGAATGACGTTCAAGCCTATGCCGCCCAGACCGAACACCACCACATTGGCGCCCGCCTCGACTTTGGCGGTGAACAGCACCGCGCCCAGGCCGGTGGTGACGCCGCAGCCTATGTAGCACACCTTGTCGAAGGGAGCGTCGCTGCGTATCTTGGCCAGGGCGATCTCGGGGACGACGATGTGGTTCGAGAACGTGGACGTGCCCATGTAATGGTGCACCGGCTTGCCGCCCACGGTAAAGCGCGACGTGCCGTCGGGCATCAGGCCCTTGCCCTGCGTGGCGCGTATGGCCGTGCAAAGATTCGTCTTGCGAGACAGGCAGGACTTGCACTGCCGGCACTCCGGAGTATAGAGCGGAATGACGTGGTCTCCCGCCTTCAGCGAGCTGACGCCCGGGCCGGTTTCCAGCACGACGCCGGCGCCTTCATGGCCCAGTATCGATGGAAAAATGCCTTCGGGATCGGCGCCGGACAGCGTGTAATAGTCGGTATGGCAAATGCCCGTGGCCTTGATTTCGACCAATACTTCGCCGGCCTTGGGGCCTTGAAGCTCGACATCTTCAATAGTCAGTGGTTCGCCCGCTTTCCAGGCTATCGCCGCTTTCGTTTTCATACCTGCTCCTGAATACTGTTTAAACGCGACCGCCGCCGCATGCTTGAACGGCGGCGCCAGGACGATGTTAAACGATAACTCAGTACTCCGACGACTTCCCGGTCAGGGCGACGCCGGCGCGCAGCATGAAGTAGGCGAACGCGTCCACCCAGCGGCCCAGCCAACTGCGCCCCTGCAACTGTTCTTCAGTGACGCGCTCCGCGCTGCCATGCATTTCCGACTCGATGGCCGCCTTCAGTTCATCGGCGAATTGCGCATCGTGCACGAAGACATTGGCTTCGCGAGCCAGCAGCAGGCTGAAGGGATCCAGGTTGGACGATCCCACCATGGCGCAGCGGTCGACGACGGCGACCTTGGCATGCAGATAGCTGGCCATGTATTCATAGATTTCTATGCCATCGTCCAGCAGCTTGCAATACATGTATCGGCAGGCCCGGTACTGCATGGGATATTCGGAGCGTCCTTGCAGCAGCAGACGCACCTTCACTCCGCGCTGGGCCGCTTCCTGCAAGCCCTTGCGCAAGCGCCGTCCCGGAAAAAAGTATGCGTTGGCGATCAGGATGTCGCTGTCGGCCCTTCCCATGGTGGACAGGTAGACATTTTCTATGGTCTGGCGAAACCGGATATTGTCGCGCAGCAGCAGGGCCGCCCGCCGGCCCGGTTCGAAGGAAGGCGCCGGCTCTTTCCGCCTGGCCTTGAACCATTCCGTAATATGGGTCAGCCGCCGATAGAACGCGGCCCAGTCATCGCGCCGGCGCCAGGCCATACGCAGCCACAGGGCTCGCTGCGCCCGGGCCGCATCGGCGGCGATGGGACCCTGCAGGCGCACGGCGAAGTCGAAGCGCGGCTTCGGGCCCTGGCCGTCATCGGGCACGTCGACGTAGTCGTCCAGCACATTGATGCCGCCCACGAAGGCAATGGCGCCATCGACCACCGTCAGCTTGCGGTGCAGCCGGCGCAGGCGCCGCAGGTTGAAGCGCGCCGCGCGCAGGCCCGCCGGCTCGGGCCGGTAGATGCGGTACTGGGCACCCATTTCCGTCAGCTTGCGCGCAATGTCGGCGGCGTGCTCCTGGCTGCCGAAGCCGTCGATGACGACCCGCACCTTCACGCCGCGCGCACAAGCCCGGCTCAAGCTGTCCAGGACCAGCAAGCCGGTTCGGTCGAGATTGAATATATAGGTTTCCAGATGCACCTGGCGCTGCGCCTGGTCGATGGCTTCGCAAAGCGCCGGAAAGAACTCGCCGCCGTTGTGCAGCAGTTCGATGCGATTGCCTTCGCGCCAGTTCAGGCGCGGTTCTTTCTGAGCCATGCCCGACTTCCTTGCCTGATCCGCCCGGCCTCGCCGACGGGGCCGGTCAAGGCAGCTCCAGTTCGGCGAACAAGGGCGCGTGGTCGGAGATCTGCCGCCAGGGCAGCCCTTGCAGCACGCGTGCCTTGCGCACGGCAAAGCCCCGTTGATAGATGCGGTCCAGGCGCAGCCAGGGAAATGCCGCGGGAAAGGTGCGGGGCGGCGGCGTCAGGCGCGCCGCCCCGTTGATGCCCAGCTCGTGCACCTTTTCCGCCAGCGGCAGCGGGCGGGGCGGATGGCGCAGGCTATTGCGCAGGCGCGCCACCGAGTGGCGCAGCTTGCGCGGTTCGAAGTCGTCGTGGGGCGCGACGGCAAACACTTCGTATAAGCCCAGTTGCTGGACGAACAAGGGCGCAAGCCGATTGTTCCAGTCATTGAAGTCGCCCGCGATCAACATGGGTTCGCCCTCGGGGACCAGGCGGCGGATGCGCTCGACCAATGCACCCACCTGGCGCGAGCGCCCGCCCGCGAACAGGCCCAGGTGGACGACCAGGCAATGCACCGACACGCCCTGGACCTCGACCAGCGCATGCAGCAGCCCGCGCTGCTCCAGCTTGTGGTCGGAGATATCCTGGTTCTCGTGCTGGAGTATGGGAAAGCGCGACAACAGGGCGTTGCCATGATCGGTGTGCGGCCGCACCGCGTTGCAGCCGTAAGCGGCATGCATGCAAAGGGCCGCGCCCAGCGATTCGTGCTGGGCGTCCAGGCTGATGCGCTGTTCGTTGCGGCCCTGGACTTCTTGCAGGAACAGCAGGTCGGGGCGCAGTCCGTAAAGGCCAAGCCGCAATTCCGACAACGATTCACGGCTGCCCGTTGCGGAACGGCCCTTATGGATGTTGTAGCTTACGACCCGGATGACCGACACGATCCCTCCCCTGTTGCTCCTGCTACTTTACTTCGGTATTGCGCAGGCGGATGTGCAATTCGCGCAATTGCTTCTCGTCCACGGCGGACGGCGCCTGCGTCAGCAGGCACTGTGCACGCTGCGTCTTGGGGAAGGCAATCACGTCGCGTATGGATTCGGCGCCCGCCATCATGGTCACCAGGCGATCCAGGCCGAATGCCACGCCGCCATGCGGAGGCGCGCCGTATTGCAATGCATCGAGCAGGAAGCCGAACTTGTTGCGCGCTTCTTCCGCACCGATATTCAAGGCGCGGAATACTTTGCTCTGGACATCGGCGCGATGGATACGGACCGAACCGCCGCCCACTTCCCATCCGTTCAGGACCATGTCGTAGGCCTTGGCCAAGGCCCGGCTGGGGTCGGTTTCAAGGAAGTCCTCGTGGCCGTCCTTCGGACTGGTGAAGGGATGATGAGCCGCAAAGTAGCGGCCTTCTTCCTCGTCGTATTCGAACATGGGGAAGTCCACCACCCACAGAGGCTTCCAGCCGGCTTCGAACAGGCCGTTCTGCTTGCCGAACTCGCTGTGGCCGATCTTGACCCGCAAGGCCCCGATGGCATCGTTCACGACCTTGGTCTTGTCGGCACCGAAGAAAATCAGGTCACCGCTCTGGGCGCCGCTGCGCTCGATGAGCTTGGTCAGGGCGTCGACGTGTATGTTCTTGACGATGGGCGATTGCAGGCCGTCGGGGATGGATGCCGCATCGTTGACCTTGATGTAGGCCAGGCCCTTGGCGCCGTATATGCCCACGAATTTGGTGTAGGCGTCGATCTCGCTGCGGGGCATGCTGGCGCCGCCCGGAACGCGCAAGGCCACCACGCGGCTGGCCGGGTCGTTGGCAGGCGCCGAGAACACCTTGAAATCGACATCCTGCATCAGGTCGCCGACATCGACGAACTCCAGCTTCACGCGCAGATCGGGCTTGTCGGAGCCATAGCGGCGCATGGCTTCGTCCCAGGTCATCGTGGGGAAGGCGGCGGGCAATTCCACTTTTTGCACATGGGCGAAGACGTGCCGGATCATGCCTTCGAAGATCTCGCGTATCTGCTCTTCGTTCAGAAACGATGTTTCGCAATCGATCTGGGTGAACTCGGGCTGGCGGTCGGCGCGCAGGTCTTCGTCGCGGAAGCACTTCGTGATCTGATAGTAGCGGTCGAAGCCCGACACCATCAGCATCTGCTTGAACAGCTGCGGCGATTGCGGCAAGGCGAAGAACTGGCCGTCGTTCACGCGCGAAGGGACCAGGTAGTCGCGCGCGCCTTCGGGCGTGCTCTTGGTGAGCATGGGTGTTTCAATATCGATGAAGCCCAGGTTGTCCAGATACTTGCGCACTTCGATGGAGACCCGGTAGCGCAGCATCAGGTTGTGCTGCATCTGCGGGCGGCGCAGATCCAGTACGCGATGCGTCAGCCGGGTGGTCTCCGACAGGTTGTCGTCGTCCAGCTGGAAGGGCGGCGTGACCGAAGCGTTCAGCACTTCGATTTCGCGGCACAGCACTTCGATCTCGCCCGACTTGAGCTCGGGATTGCTGGTGCCTTCCGGGCGCAACCGCACCAGGCCGGTCACGCGCACGCAGAACTCATTGCGTATGTGTTCGGCGGTGGAGAATGCCTCGACATTGTCCGGATCGACCACGATCTGGGCCAGGCCCGCGCGATCGCGCAGGTCGATGAAAATCACCCCTCCGTGGTCGCGGCGGCGATGAACCCAGCCAAACAAGGTCACTGTCTGGTCAAGGTGTTCTTTACTGACGTCGCCGGTATAGCAGGTACGCATCGAGGATTACTCCGTATATAAAATTCTTGTAAACAAAATCAGGGCCGGTCCTTGCCGGACGAGTCCGCTTCCTGGGCCGCGTCGATGCGCTGGGCCGCCTCGACCACCGAGACCGCCTCGTGGCCGGCTTCCAGCGCCTTGACCGTCCCGGGAGCCACGACACCCATGGAAACAATGTACTTCAATGCCGCGTCGACGCTCATGTCGAGCATCTGCACGTCGCTGCGGGGCATCATCAGGAAAAAGCCCGAAGTCGGGTTGGGCGTGGTCGGAACATACACACTGACGAAATCATCGCCCAGCTTCTCCGCCACCTCGCCGCTGGGCGCACCGGTCAGGAAGGCAATGGTCCAGGCGCCCTGTCGCGGGTACTGCACCAGCACCGCCTCGCGGAATGCCTGGCCATTGGGCGCAAGCACGGTGTCGCTGACCTGCTTGACCGAATTATAGATTGAGCGGACCAGCGGAATCCGGCCCAGCAATTGTTCCCAGCGCTCGACCAGCGCGCGGCCCAGGAAATTGGCGCCCAGCAGGCCGGTCAGCAGCACGACGGCCAGCACCAGCAGCAGCTGAAAACCCGGAATGCGATAGCCGAACAGCGATTGCGACGAGAGGAATGCCGGCACGACGCTTTCCAGCGTGCCGATCAGGAGCGCAATGACCCAGACCGTGATGATCAGGGGAATCCAGATCAGCAGTCCGGTAATGAAGTAGCGCTTGAAGAAACGCATTCGGTTCTGATGCTGCGCGGTCACGACGACGCGGTACTGGCCGGCGCCGGGGCCGATGACGGCGCGGCCGGCGTGCTGGAACCGCTGCCGGCGGCGTCCCCGCCGGACGGAGTCGCGGACGGCGCGGCGGGCTTGGAGCCTGCCGTGCCGCCATTATTGCGGAAATCGGTGACATACCACCCCGACCCCTTCAGCTGGAAGCCGGCGGCGGTTACCTGCTTGGCGTAGCTGCTTTGCCCGCATTCGGGGCAATCCGTCAGGACAGGGTCGGAAATCTTTTGCAGCACATCCTGCGCATGCCCGCAGGCGCTGCACTTGTAAGCATAAATAGGCACGAGAAAATCCCAAGAAAATATGTCTAAGGAACAACCGCCAGAAGCCGCCCCGCCGGGCAGGAACGGAAAAAATGCGGTCCCAGCGCCAAAAACGGCTAATTTTAGCCGTTTTTGGGCAGCGGATGACGGCGCGCGGCCGCCGGCCGGGCGGCCCCTTAAAAGGAATTGGGCAGCAGGAACATGAACGCCGCCACCAATGTGGGTATGGAGGCGGACAGCAGCAATTTCAATGGCGAAATGGCGCCATCGGGAAAGCACCCTTTCAGTATGGAAAAACCGGCCGGGTTCGGCGCGTTGGCAATGACGGTCAGGCCCCCGCCCGTCACCGCGCCGGCAACCAGCATATAGCGCCACAATTCGTCGGTGCCCTCGACCAGCGACCCCAGATAGGTCAGCGCGGCATTGTCGGTCACCGCGGTGAGCGCCGTGGCGCCCCAGTACAGGACGATGGGCGACAAGCCCGCCAGCAGGTCTTGCAGCCACCATTTCTGCAAGCCGCCCAGCACCACCAGGCCGGCCAGGAAAAATCCCACCATCAGGCCCTCGCGGATAAGCAGTGGATTCTGATGGCGCTTGTAGGCGTGGGCATAGCCGATGAACAACATCATGAAGGCCAGGAAAACAATGGGATGGTGCGCCGACAGGACGACGCCCACCAGGAACAGGGTATGGATGGCGATTACGATGAGCGGCACCGGGGGCCGCGCCGCGGTCTCGTGCTGAGGCGAACCCAGGGTGCCGTCCAGCAGGTGCGGGCGGCAGATGAAGGTCAGCACGCCGGCATTGATGCACACCGCCAGAACCGCGCGCCAGCCGAAATGGGTCGCCATGTAGGCGGTGTCCCAGTTGAAGGTCTGCGCCACCATCAGCACGGGCGGCGCCGCATAGGCGGTGAGCACGCCGCCTATGGACACATTCACGAACAGCACGCCCAGGGTCATGTATTTGAAGCCGTCCTGGCCGGGCTTGCGGAAATAGGCGTCGCGCAGCAGCAGGGCCGCCAGCGTCATCGCCGCCGGCTCGGTGATAAAGGATCCGGCCAGGGGAACGAAAGACAGGGTCACGAAGAACATGGCCAGTTCGTTGCGTATGGGCAGGATCCTGGCCAGGGCGCGCACCGCCATGTTCACCAATTCGATGATGGGACGGCTGGCCGCCACCACCATGATGACGAAAACGAAGGCGGGCTCGGTGAAGTTGCGGGTGTCGATATAGTTGACCGCCTCGCCCACGCCCGACAGCAGGGCCATGCATGCCAGCAGCACGCAGGCCCATACGCCGAATACGGCCTCGACCTCGGACAGCAAGTGCCATAGCCCCGCGTGCGGCCCGCCGCCATTGGCCAGCCGCGCAAAGACCGGCACCGAAAAGGTGTGAATGATGGCAATCGCAAACAAGGCGGTTGCAAGATACTCCATGAAACTGGCCATGCCTCAACCCTTATACTTATAGAAAACTGGCACGAATTGTCGCACGATCCCGCGATTCGATACGGTGGCGCCGCAGTGCGGGCATCCCGGCCTCTCGTGAGGCCTTGCTCATCGATGTCGGGCCGTCATGCCGGGCGCTTGCCCAGAATGAAGCTTGCGCCCTGCTCGGCGATCATGATGGTCGGCGAGTTGGTATTGCCCGATGTGATGGTCGGCATGATCGACGCATCGATGACGCGCAAGCCTTCGATGCCATGCACGCGCAATTCGGGGTCGACCACCGCTTGGGCATCCGTACCCATCTTGCAGGTGCCCACCGGGTGGAAAATGGTGGTGCCGATATCGCCGGCCGCCTTTTCCAGATCGGCTTGCGACTCGATGGCGGACCCGGGCTTGTATTCTCGGGGGTTGTGCGGAGCCAGGGCCGGCTGGGCCATGATTTTGCGCGTCAGCCGTATGCTGTCGGCGGCCACGCGGCGGTCTTCGTCCGTTTGCAGGTAGTTGCACAGAATGGCGGGCGCATCGGTGGGCCTGGGCGACACGATCCGGACATGGCCCCGGCTGGTGGGCCGCAGATTGCACACCGAAGCCGTGATGGCCGGAAAGGTGTGCAGCGCTTCGCCGAATTTCTCCAGAGACAAGGGCTGCACGTGGTATTCAAGATTGGCGCGCGACTGCTCGGGGCCGGAACGGGCAAACGCGCCCAGTTGCGACGGCGCCATGGTCAGCGGCCCGCGCTTCCGGGCCGCGTACTGCAAGCCCATCAGCGCCTTGCCCCATAAGGTTCCGGCTATGGTGTTCAGCGTCCTGGCGCCATCGACCTTGTAGATCATGCGCAGCTGCAGATGATCCTGCAGATTGCCGCCCACGCCCGGCAGGTCGTGCACGACCGGAATGCCCAGCGACTGCAGCAGGGCTCCAGGGCCCACGCCCGATACTTGCAACAGCTGCGCCGAGCCGATCGAACCCGATGACAGGATGACCTCGGAACGGGCGCGGGCGAATCGCGCCTGACCCTCATGGATGAAATGCACGCCTTGGGCGCGCTTGCCCGAGAAGGCGATCCGTTCGGCCTGTGCGCCGGTCAGCACCGTCAGATTGCTCCGGTGGGCGACAGGATGCAAAAAGGCTTTTGCGGCGGTCCAGCGCACGCCGCGCCGCTGATTGACCTCGAAGTAACAGCAGCCCTCGTTGTCGCCTCGGTTGAAATCGTCGATGGAAGGGATGTCGGCCTGTTGCGCCGCCTGGCGGAAGGCATCCAGTATCGGCCACGACAGGCGCTGGCGCTCGACCCGCCACTGGCCGGAACCGCCATGGAATTCGCTTTCCCCCCCGTGGTGATCCTCGAGTTTCTTGAAGACGGGCAGCACGTCATTCCAGCCCCAGCCCCGGTTTCCTTCAGCCGCCCAACCGTCGTAATCGGCGGCCTGACCCCGCATGTAGATCATGCCATTGATGGCTGAACTGCCGCCCAGGACGCGGCCGCGAGGGTAGCCCAGGATGCGGTTGTTGATGCCGGGGTCGGGCTGGGTGCTGTAGCACCAATCGGTGCGCGGATTGCCGATGCAGTACAGATAGCCTACGGGTATGTGTATCCAGCGCCAGTCATCGCGCCCGCCGGCCTCGAGCAAAAGCACTTTCCGGTTCGGGTCGGCGGAAAGCCGGTTGGCCAGCAGGCAGCCCGCCGAACCCGCGCCCACGACGATGTAGTCGAATTCCCATTGCTCTTGCTGCGGTGCTGGATCCGCCATTCTTTTGTCTCCTGCCGGCTGTTGTTGCAGATTTTGTATTGCTTTGATACAGCAATTCTAATCCTTCCGGGCCCGCCTCTGCACAGCGCCTTTGCCGCGTGCGCGGCGCATCCGGCTCAGGCGGGCAATACGGTGCCCGCTAGCGCGGCCGCCAGAAGCAGCACGCCCACCGCCATATTGGCGCGAAACAGCATGAAATTGCGGTCCGGCCGATCCAGGCTGAATACCCGCATCTGCCAGAGAAAATGGGCGGCAATGGCGGCGATGACCACGTAGTAGGGCCAGGCCATGCCGATTCCCGCCCCGCCATAGATCCACAAGGCGACGGTGGCGATGTAGAAGCCGCTGATCCATGCCTTGCCCTTGTCGGCGAACCGCAAGGCGGTCGAATGCAGGCCCAGCTTCAGGTCGTCGCGCACGTCCACGTAGGCGTAGATGGAATCGTAGCCGACCTGCCACAGGACGGCGCCCAGCCACATGGCGACGGCCGCAAGCGGCACGGTATTCTGGGTATCGGACCAGGCCATCAGCATGCCCCAGTTGAAGCCGATGCCCAGGACGACCTGCGGCCAATAGGTGAAGCGCTTGCATAGCGGATAGACGATGACGATGGGCATCAGCGCCACAGCCAGCCAACGGCTGTATTCATTCAGGGCCAGCAGCAACAGCGCGCACACGAGCAATTGAGCGAACACGAACCACAAGGCGTTCTTCAAGGTAAGCTGGCCGCTGGTCAGAGGCCGGAAGCGCGTGCGTTCGACCTTTTTGTCGATATCGCGATCAAAGATGTCGTTGAAGCAGCACCCTATGCCGCGCATCAGCAGGGCGCCCAGCGAAAAGATGAACAGCCGGAACAGGCTGGGCCAGCCGTCCGCGGCCTGCACCAGGGCGGCTAGGCAAGGCAGCAGGGTCAGCCAGGTGCCAACGGGCCGATCCAGCCGGCACAAACGCGCATAAGGCCCCCAGGAACG is a genomic window containing:
- the clsB gene encoding cardiolipin synthase ClsB, coding for MAQKEPRLNWREGNRIELLHNGGEFFPALCEAIDQAQRQVHLETYIFNLDRTGLLVLDSLSRACARGVKVRVVIDGFGSQEHAADIARKLTEMGAQYRIYRPEPAGLRAARFNLRRLRRLHRKLTVVDGAIAFVGGINVLDDYVDVPDDGQGPKPRFDFAVRLQGPIAADAARAQRALWLRMAWRRRDDWAAFYRRLTHITEWFKARRKEPAPSFEPGRRAALLLRDNIRFRQTIENVYLSTMGRADSDILIANAYFFPGRRLRKGLQEAAQRGVKVRLLLQGRSEYPMQYRACRYMYCKLLDDGIEIYEYMASYLHAKVAVVDRCAMVGSSNLDPFSLLLAREANVFVHDAQFADELKAAIESEMHGSAERVTEEQLQGRSWLGRWVDAFAYFMLRAGVALTGKSSEY
- the aspS gene encoding aspartate--tRNA ligase; amino-acid sequence: MRTCYTGDVSKEHLDQTVTLFGWVHRRRDHGGVIFIDLRDRAGLAQIVVDPDNVEAFSTAEHIRNEFCVRVTGLVRLRPEGTSNPELKSGEIEVLCREIEVLNASVTPPFQLDDDNLSETTRLTHRVLDLRRPQMQHNLMLRYRVSIEVRKYLDNLGFIDIETPMLTKSTPEGARDYLVPSRVNDGQFFALPQSPQLFKQMLMVSGFDRYYQITKCFRDEDLRADRQPEFTQIDCETSFLNEEQIREIFEGMIRHVFAHVQKVELPAAFPTMTWDEAMRRYGSDKPDLRVKLEFVDVGDLMQDVDFKVFSAPANDPASRVVALRVPGGASMPRSEIDAYTKFVGIYGAKGLAYIKVNDAASIPDGLQSPIVKNIHVDALTKLIERSGAQSGDLIFFGADKTKVVNDAIGALRVKIGHSEFGKQNGLFEAGWKPLWVVDFPMFEYDEEEGRYFAAHHPFTSPKDGHEDFLETDPSRALAKAYDMVLNGWEVGGGSVRIHRADVQSKVFRALNIGAEEARNKFGFLLDALQYGAPPHGGVAFGLDRLVTMMAGAESIRDVIAFPKTQRAQCLLTQAPSAVDEKQLRELHIRLRNTEVK
- a CDS encoding endonuclease/exonuclease/phosphatase family protein, which codes for MSVIRVVSYNIHKGRSATGSRESLSELRLGLYGLRPDLLFLQEVQGRNEQRISLDAQHESLGAALCMHAAYGCNAVRPHTDHGNALLSRFPILQHENQDISDHKLEQRGLLHALVEVQGVSVHCLVVHLGLFAGGRSRQVGALVERIRRLVPEGEPMLIAGDFNDWNNRLAPLFVQQLGLYEVFAVAPHDDFEPRKLRHSVARLRNSLRHPPRPLPLAEKVHELGINGAARLTPPPRTFPAAFPWLRLDRIYQRGFAVRKARVLQGLPWRQISDHAPLFAELELP
- a CDS encoding FmdB family zinc ribbon protein; protein product: MPIYAYKCSACGHAQDVLQKISDPVLTDCPECGQSSYAKQVTAAGFQLKGSGWYVTDFRNNGGTAGSKPAAPSATPSGGDAAGSGSSTPAAPSSAPAPASTASS
- a CDS encoding S-(hydroxymethyl)glutathione dehydrogenase/class III alcohol dehydrogenase; translation: MKTKAAIAWKAGEPLTIEDVELQGPKAGEVLVEIKATGICHTDYYTLSGADPEGIFPSILGHEGAGVVLETGPGVSSLKAGDHVIPLYTPECRQCKSCLSRKTNLCTAIRATQGKGLMPDGTSRFTVGGKPVHHYMGTSTFSNHIVVPEIALAKIRSDAPFDKVCYIGCGVTTGLGAVLFTAKVEAGANVVVFGLGGIGLNVIQGAKMVGADKIIGVDLNPEREAMARKFGMTHFINPNEVENVVDHIIQLTDGGADYSFECIGNTKVMRQALECCHRGWGQSIIIGVAEAGAEISTRPFQLVTGREWKGSAFGGARGRTDVPKIVDWYMDGKINIDDLITHTLRLDQINEGFELMKRGESIRSVVVY
- a CDS encoding DUF502 domain-containing protein, with amino-acid sequence MRFFKRYFITGLLIWIPLIITVWVIALLIGTLESVVPAFLSSQSLFGYRIPGFQLLLVLAVVLLTGLLGANFLGRALVERWEQLLGRIPLVRSIYNSVKQVSDTVLAPNGQAFREAVLVQYPRQGAWTIAFLTGAPSGEVAEKLGDDFVSVYVPTTPNPTSGFFLMMPRSDVQMLDMSVDAALKYIVSMGVVAPGTVKALEAGHEAVSVVEAAQRIDAAQEADSSGKDRP
- the fghA gene encoding S-formylglutathione hydrolase, whose amino-acid sequence is MPQDDLELLSEHRCFDGVQRYYRHASRAIGLPMRFSVFLPPQAEQGRVPVLFFLAGLTCTEETFMIKAGAQRYAAQHGLMLVAPDTSPRGAGIAGEDDDWDFGTGAGFYLDATQAPWSSHYRMESYVADELFGIVTSQLPGDAACVGLFGHSMGGHGALVLAQRHRDKFRSVSAFAPISAPSRCPWGEKAFSSYLGDDRQAWAGYDASLLMEQSQSPFPKGILIDQGLADNFLEEQLHPEAFEAACALAQQPLVLRRHAGYDHGYYFISTFIEDHVAFHAERLGAD
- a CDS encoding ABC transporter substrate-binding protein yields the protein MLLKKFACSAALFALAGVLPAAAQVKIGVVTSATGPTAMVGIPQKNTVPLLPTKIGDLTVEYISLDDASDPTQTVTAFKKLISEEKVDAFIGPTGSPNAMGILQFVAESGTPMLAPVGTAAVVLPMTPQKKWVFKTTQNDDIIAKALVGHMAKAGVKTAGFIGFNDAYGENWLKVFTGLAQDNGIKIVATERYQRSDSSVTGQALKVLSAKPDAVLIAGTGTAAVLPQATLAKQGYKGQIYQTHGAALPAFLKLGGKDVEGTILAAGLMLVLPEIADSNPSKKIAEDYVARYTKMYGERPATFGANVFDAGLLLEKAIPQAAKSAKPGTREFRSALRDALENTRELVATQGVYNMSPEDHSGFDERGRELLVVKNGEWRLLK